Genomic DNA from Ictidomys tridecemlineatus isolate mIctTri1 chromosome 6, mIctTri1.hap1, whole genome shotgun sequence:
CCTACAGATCTTGCACAATACCAACTGTACCAAAACATGCATTATGAAGTAAATTGAAAGGCATAAAGTGGGTATTTgagaaataatctttaaaattttcaaacttgGGGGAAAACATGAATTTACATATCTAAGAAGCTCACTGAACTCCAACAACTCAGGGAAATTGCAGTGAGACACCTTAAAATCCAATGTCTTAGGTCACCCcatttcgtttttttttttttaattatagcatCACTTAGAAATGGATACATTCTATAGgatatggtggtacatgcctgtgttcccagctactctggaatCTAAGCAAAGTATTATAAATTTGAGCCCAATTTGGTCAACTTATCAAAACattgtatcaaaagaaaaaaaattcttttatgttaAGAATTATTGCTCAATGATACTATCAATGGTAGAGCTTTCCTGGATTTAATATCTAGAactgcaaataaaaaaagaagctaaggaaaaatggaaggaaagaaggaggaagaaaaaaatgacagggaaagaatgaaaggaggaaaggtatatattttatcataattttactttgaaaaatttatactaatttttagtataaatttgTTTGACTTGTGGAATAAATTTATTTAGATAAATTTTGATTGATTAAGAGTATcaaattttgcttcattttattcaatacaaatttcttttctcaatgtttatttttctatgtatgttTATCATTAATCTATATACATAAACATAGTATACATATAACATTAACACTGATTATACCATTTCAtattatttacattcttttttacatttcttatgttctcttttGTTCTTCTGCTTGAATATTAcaacaatacaaaaaaatctCATATCGTTTCATTCCTTTGTAAATTTTGTACTATAACTGGAACTCTAGACAAAATAATTAtaagtttagatttttttgtcAATATTATGTATATCATAATAAATTATCAATGATGAATGTGctctaattttaagaaaaaaagttttgtgtAATATTACTTATATCTGGTTGTAATTTATAGGTCAAAATAGCATGTAAGAATGTGCATTTaagataatatattattaaagaaCATATAAAATTGCAATaatgtgcatattttaaaatttcaggccTACAgcaaatacaacttttttttcaatAACCTAACAGAGCCCCCTTTGTCCTCAATTCTGAGAATACAGGATAGGGCCACAGTGTTAACCTTTTCAAAATCTTGGTAGGTAGTCAATGAACaaagtcaaaattttaaataaactctgtCAACATAATTATATTTATCTAAAATTAATCTTAACAACTCTTCAAACCTTACATGTTATCAGGTTTAAAGACAGAGAAAGGGCAGATTGAAATACACTTTGTCAAACTGTGGTTAAACTGCAAATATTACCTTCTTATGAACTTATGtttagaaaataacaacaaaaacattgtataaaaattaattctatatATGAATTTGCAAAAAAGTATATTCGTATGCTTTATTATTATCAGTTGCATTACAAAATTTATATCTTAGCATTTTTGTGGATGAACATTTCATTGTTAAACATTTAACAGcacatcttttctctattttcataaGCAATAAAGGAGCTAGACTTTTGCATATCATATTGCTTCAGTCATATCTACATCAAAAGGTACAAAGCAAATTCACACTTATACAGAATCACCAAAGCAACCACTGTAAAAATAAAAGGCCTTGTCAagcaaatagtaacaaaaacctAATTCTGAATGGGCTTAAAAATTCAGCTCTATGAGGCTTAAGAAAAAATTCCAGTGAATGTATCAATTCAAAAGTAAGTTCCTATCAATTTAGCAGAACATTTCTGGCAATCACACAAAGTCAATATTTTGGCCAAGATAAatggatattttaaatgttcatactctctgtataagtttgttaattttcattttttattatgtgtatcattttttctataaaactttGTGAGAAAAACTCATTGTTtttaaggaggagaaaaaaataactaaagcaCTGTGAATTTTAATGAATAGGAAGGCAATGTTCCCacagtaaatgaaataatttcacatGTAGATGCATGGCTGTAGAAGAATATTGCAAAGTGGCTAATGATGAATATGGAACAAAATTTTCTTACAAATTTAAAGTTACAACTACAACTTCTTAAAGAAAGAGATTATACCAAAGAGAGTATATTTTAAACATTCCTAATACCACACCCTCCAGAGTGTcaaagtgtgtttgtgtgtgtgtgtgtgtgtgtgtgtgtgtatgcatgagatagctaaagagagagacagagagaggagagagagagagagagagagagagagagagagagagagtataaatataaagaataacaCAATGTACACACTGAAAAACAATTTAAGGTATCATCAGTGTATTAGAATTTTGAGAATTGCAAGGATGATAGAATGCATAGGGGTTTAACATGCTGCAAAAATATGGCATCAGATCCAGCAAAACCAAAGACAAGATAGAATcattccaaaaacaaacaaataaataacacacacacacacacactctcacacacacacacacacacacacacacacacacaaatcctctAAGATAAAATCCAGGATCAGAAAtagcaaattaaaagaaaataatgggatATGGGCAACCATTAGTGTAGTTCATTAAAGATGTATCCTGCTGAGCATACTGGAGCCTGCCAGAAATAGCAGTCGTCCTTGCTATATAACTTTGAAATTGGAGTCAAAGAGCATAAACTAACATGCACTACAACAATAAAGGATTTAATTCACAATAAAGACAAATACATATGCACTAAATAGAATGAGACAATATTCATGATGTGAGAACCATTAGAGAtaggaagagaaatagaaacatacTAGAATACATTAACTCAAAGAAGAGTTTTTTTTAGTACTCTGCTTATGCCctcaaaaaaataattctcagagTGGCATGATAATATTTGCTAAGCTTTGGCTTGATACTCAAAAAGAAAGTTCTTCAATTACCCTAAAACCCGAATTCTGGTAATTTTGTtaactgtcattttatttttatgacatcaAAACATTCatgctcaggggctggggttatatggctcagttgcagagtgcttgccttccatgaaTGTGGCACTaggcagcacataaaaataaataaataaaataaaggcattgtgtccatctacaaataaaaacaaaaattttttttaaaaaatcatgctcAAGAAACTTTCAGGGCAAAGAAATGTAAAATGCTAACTATTCCAACTGAGATGGAAATGTAATAATGTAGAACACAACATTCAGGCAAAGGTAGTTGCTTAGTGAGTCCATGACCAAATACAACAGTGTTGATATGGCATTGCATGTGACATTTCATTTAATGCCCAGGCAATGAATTAATTTACCATTAAAATTTACTTGACAAGCATTTCTTGACAAAGTTCTTAAAGGATCGTTTGACCTGCTGGTTCCTTAGGGtgtaaataaaaggatttaaCATTGGGGCAACAGAGGTATTGAGCACAGCTATGCCCTTGGTCAATGCTTCTCCTTCTTTGGCTGAAGTTTTGACATACATGAAAATGCAGCTTCCATAAGAAATGGAGACAACAATCATGTGTGAGGAGCAAGTGGAAAAGGCCTTTTTCCTTTGCTCAGCAGAGGGGATCCTCAGAATTGTCTTAATGATGAACACATAGGACAGAATCACTAATGTTAAGGTTGTAATCAGAGTTAATATGGCCAGGATAAATGCCAAGAGCTCTAGGAGGGATGTGTCTGTGCAGGAGATCAAGAACAAAGGAGAGGAGTCACAGGTGAAGTGGTCAATGATGTTGGAGTCACAGAAATCCAGTTGTAGTCCCATGATCACAGGTGGAAAGATGGTGAGAAAGCCAGCAAGCCAGGAACCAAGGACAAGCAGGGTGCAGATCCTGCTGTTCATTATTGTTGTGTAGTGCAGTGGCTTGCAGATAGCCACATAACGGTCATAGGACATGGCAGTCAAAAGGAAAAATTCTGTTGCACCAAGCAATATGAGGAAAAACACCTGGGCCACACAAGAACTATAGGAAATGGTCTTATCCCCTGTTATGATGTTGACCAGGTATCTAGGAATAGAAACTGTGGTGAATGAGATTTCTAGGAAAGAGAAATTCctgaggaagaaatacatgggtGTTTTTAGGTGCAAGTCTACCAGAGTGAGGGTGATGATTGTTAAGTTTCCAGCAATGCTCAGTAGGTAGGTgaaaagtagaaatagaaaaatgaaaatattgagcTTTGGGTCATCTGTTAATCCCAGAAGAATGAACTCAGTTGCAGAtgtatgatttttcattttttatttttgggtctaaaaataaaagacaagaaacAATTCTTTAATGAGTTAGGACTACCTTTTCATCACATCTCCTGAGTGAGGAAACATAAAAGACCTGTAAAGAAACAATACTTTATCCACTAAGGTGTACCAAATTTTGAATGTATGTattagacacagaaaaaaattaacttgtaTTATCTGCCTTATATATCACAATCATTTAATATGAAGCAATTCTCCTTCTAGGCTTAATAATTGCATCTGCATGAGAAATATATACCTATCAAATTACTCcactttcttttaaatatctgaTCATATGTGtgtaaaaataagtagaaattttaaaacgTAGAATATTCATTTATTGTAAAAATAGTATCCCTTTTACCAcaagttctatttattttatgaaaatgaaaccTTTTGACTGTTTATAAATTCTTCAGCTCTCAAGGTATCTAACATCATTCAAATGTATAGAgaatcatttaataaataaataaggaccaTCAAAACCAATACATTATCTAAAGAAACAAATTCATACTTTTACaaagtattaaattttttcttttgttaatcaAAAATATTATACCTGTATAGATGAGTTTCTGTGCACAAAAGTTGAGTTTTGTAGGTTACACAATGagtagaaaggagaaaaaattaaataaaacaagaaatattaaaatgtacttacatTGAGATAATATCACCTGGTAGTTGGACCTCTGAAACCTAAGTTGTAGGTTGCTTTCTTAGTGTCACAACGTTTGACGCTTTACTTTCAGAGTTTTTCGTGGACTTTTCAACTTGTGTGTACCTGTGACTTTCTTACATAATGACAAACTTGTACAGCATACAAGTGGAATCTGAGAACATGATTCTTGTTATATACAGTGAAATTACTATAGAAATGACTTCAATAGAAAACCTATTTTTAACATCAGACAGACTCTGATGGAGGGAGGCATAGCTTCAGGTACTGGTAGAAGTTGCTACAACCAGATGTAGGCAACGTAACCAAAAATCTCTGGAATTTATCATCTAGGAAAAGAGTTTGTGACTTGATGAGAAATCTGTTGTCCTGGTCAGTGGCAGAAGCTCTGAGGTCACTCTCAAGTGGTTAATCATGTAAAGTCTGTAAGCCTGAAACTCAGGGAGCATTTCAAATGTTGTCTTGAATAAAAGGGTCCCTGGTACCAATTATTTAACAGCAAAAAATTGGACAGTTTAGAACTGCTTACAGGGTAGGATGTGTGAGCCAGAGCTAGAGATAATGCTTTCCTGGAGTGTGGCAAAGCTTCACAGAGtggaaaattgaaagaaaaaagaaaggacagaagtgggaatgaaaaaagaaataagaaaagaaaaagaaagaggaatagaaagcaagaaagtgaaagaacaaaagaaggagtaaaaagtggaaattttatcagtttattatgaaaatactTACTGAGAAACAGGCAAGTAGAAGTTGATAAAGGTGCATATTTTGTTTGTGAGTTAAGTGAAAGTTAATTGATGAACTGGAGAGTGCTCATATCATgaatgaaaatcaagaatcaatagttATGGAAAAGAGGTGAGCGgcatataaaacaaaattgtgGAGACGATTAATACTAAAGGGCTATGCCAAGCTGTAGGATCCAAGATTTAGTTTTTGGTAGTCTCTTGTTTCCcaaaaatctataaaaagaacaaagtcttGAACTGAGATACAAGAAAACCTTCTAATATATTTTACCAGTTTCTTATCAAGTTTTGTAAGAAAGAatggttgaaatttttttttactttattcacCTTCAAGTTAGAAAATTtggttttataaatattctttcttaaataaGCCAACTACTTTTATCTGCTTAATTTTCTCCTCTACACAGACACAGGAGATTCTTGTTGGAGAGCACAATTAAAATGTCTCTGGAGAGCATTATACTGATGGGAGCACCCTAAAGAAAAGCTGAGTAATTTTAATTAGGCTTTGTAGAAATTATGTTTTCAACATTATATATCAGAGAAATATGCAATACCAGCAACAACTGTGAGGACATGACAGTCTTGAATTAATTTGGACTTCCTGTTGtcaatctcattttctttcaacCTGAAAGAAATGTCTACCAACGTAATATAACCCCACAGCATGGAAAATGTAACAAAACTATAAAGAGCAAGAGAAGAAGCCACAGAATATTAAATttgcaaatcaaatattttatttgttgataaaaGCATATTGAGTGTGTTTTAGGCAGAAGAAAGTTAGTACATAGACATATCAGCAAGATACAATGACAACTGACAGTATAGTATAAACATAAAGCTAATGATactggcaaataaaaaaaaaaacctaaaaaaaaaaaaaaaaaaaaccttgggctggggatatggcttaagctgtaatgcactcgcctggcaaacatggggcgctgggttggatcctcaacaccacataaaactaaaaaaataaataaataaagttgttgtgtccactgaaaactgaaaaaaaaaatgttaaaaagttctctctctctcctcttaaaaaaaacaaaacaaaacaaaaaaaaacttatacaACTTGGCATAGCCCTTTACTATTAATTGCCTCCACAATTTTGTTTTGTATGCCATGCATCTCACCTCTTTTCCATGACTTTTGATTCTTAATTCTCATTCATGGTATAAGCCCTCTCTCGCTCATGAACTAAGTTTCACTTAACTCAAAAGCAAAATGTGCAccttaatcacttttttttttttactgtttctttcacACTAAATTAAACCAAGCACAGTTTATGTGCTTGCTGCTACCTGCACAGCTGAATCTTAGAAACCAGTGAGGGATCATGGGAGATTAAGACAGACAAAAACACTTCTAGAGAGAAAATTGGGACCATGTGGGACATTGTCCTCTGAAGGAGGAAAAATGACTTGGAGCTAGTACAGCATGTTTATTATTCGAGTTTTATTATCAATAGGctatttgtgggaaagtttctCCAAACCAGACAGGCCTGCAAGTCACAGCACTTGTGAGACATTGTGGTTTTCTTATGGTTCTCAGAATTCTCTATCCCTGACAGCTAGTGTTTGAGTTTAAGGTCAAGAATGGTATAGTTCCATGCCTTTTCACAGAGCCTCCTCAGGAagggcatcaccatagcaacttgGCAATCTTGTCCTGCAGCTTTGCATAGAAAGTTTCCTGTGCAACTCAGCCACATTCAGGAGGCAGTCAGAGACCATGGTCCAAGTCACTTCTCTCCACATGTGCTCCTTTCATTGTCTATGTCTGATCATTCTTATCGGACAATTTAGGGTTTGGTACATTGTATATGCCCCTTcatttgttttggaaaaatgtttttttttttaacaaaaaagaaaaaagggcccCTTCATTTGTTTTGGataaaaggttttttgtttgtttgtttgttttgttatttgaacaaaaaagaaaaaaagtgccccttcatttgttttctaatattttctaaatgttttgtgCAAGACGTTtcagaattgttttttctttacattctcCACCAGGCTTCTAGGAAAACATTTGATTTGAAGATGTGGCACTTGGGTTTTAATAAAAGTACCAAGATTGACAACCCCTGGGATTATACCTTTCATAATCTCTTCTTCAGCACTGGAAAAGAGGCTTAATTCTAAAATAACAAAGATGatttgaagggctggggttgtggcttagaggtagagtacttgcctagcatgtgccaggctctgtgttccatcctcagctctacataaaataaaagataatttgatGTCCTTTTATGATTTATGTTGTATTATGTAAGGTTCTTGCCAGTTCCGTTGCTCTCCGTCCTCTCTCCTTGCTGGCTCTGGAGAAATGAGCTTTCAGGAATTCTAAAGCTATCATAAATGTGCTGGCAACAGCCTGAATTATCCTGGAAGTAAACTCATGATCCCCAGTTGGACCTCAAGATAGTGACCCAGACCACAGGATGCCTCTGTTAAAGTATTGTAGAACATCCAGGTTTTCCATTCACAGATATGGTGAAACTTCTTCTGTGTCTTCTTACAAAGTGCTGAATTTGTAGTACTTAGTCACATGGCAGTGGATACTATTACAGAACATACTGACTGTGCCTCCCAAGTGGAAGATTTGTAAGGAAGCACATTAAGATCCAGCAAGCTTGACATCAATTTGCTTTGGAATCTTTAGTACCTGGCAATCTAGTGCacacaatttcttattttttctgttaaCAAGAGCATTTTCCTTCTGAGTTAATCCATCTGTGAGCTTTTcggttcaaatttattttttgttttacacTTTTCTCATGTAACACTCTAGCCAACTTTTCTCCACAAAATTTCTactttagtctttattttttctgtagCTTTCTCTTTGTGCTAAGGCCTTAAATGATGGACattcttatttattcttcttattaatatattgttcttatatttgtgaaaatttttgtatctgggaaaataaaatattcccaaAATAAATGTGTGCTTGCAAATCATTTTTACCCCTGTATCTCCTCAGTTAGAAAGATGCtagaaaagaagtcagaaaatGCATGGTGGGCAGAATAGACTCCTCCTGTGATTTTTACACTAATAAAAAAcacaaacctaaaaaaaaaaccctttaactATATAAATCCTCAGATGAGAAGTTGAAAACAACATATCATTGCCCAGGACAAAATTGCTGTCTCTCAGACTATCAAATGCATGCTCCATTTCTTCAGTAAAGGGAAGGACAGATTGCAATGGTTTTTATTCCTTGGGTAATATCCCTTCCTCTTGTACTTTGATGagattatgttttttaatatattacaaATGTTTAAGTGCTAAAGGTCACTAccacaatatttttttccattaaagttCTGGAAACATAGAAAATGTAGAGAAGTAATAGCAAGAAACACCGTAATATTTCCCActgaagtatttttttctgaaattgtttttaattgtttataaacttcttcagaagttttttttttgttctttttttttctttctctaattccttctacttcttttttttttgaaaatttattgtgCCATtctggattgaacccaaggcctcatgcatatgagacaagtgttctaccactgggctatacccccagccttgAGGATTTTACATTGtgttttggtttagatatgaggtgtaccCTAAAATCACATGTATAggacaatgcaaaaaagtttagaggtaaaattttTGAGTCATGAGAGGTTcagcctaatcagtgcattaaccctTTGATAGACATGGGTGATAACTGTAAGCAGATGGGATATTCCTGAAGGGGATGAGTCACTAGGGATGtgactttgggatatatattttttccatgatAGGGGGAGaggctctttccctccttccaccCTCTGTCTTTTCCTGATTCCATTCAAATAAGAGCACCAAGTTCATCCAGCAGCTACTCTGAACTCCTGTGTTCTGACAATCCACCTCTTTCCCTAGAATCAATGATCCAATAGACCAAGGTAAAAGCATCAGTGCCATTTGTGATCCATTCTCAGGTGCCATGCACATGTACATTATTTTTCAAACCTTATCCCTGAGGAGATTTTTTATCTCTGGGTGAACTTCATGTCCCCCCattcctttttcccttttctgtgaATAAAAAGTACCTTGTGTGAAGTATGTCTTAGTgatgtttcatttttccttctgtcCCATAGGTGTGAAAAAAATATAGGTAAATGTAAGAAATGACTATGATACATGGCATTAATACATCATCACTTCTTTGGCTATTCTACCTCCCTTTGGCCTTAATCCAGCTTAACCTGACGCTGTTTTGTTATTAGCTAGAGGAGTACAGAAACTCATAATGAGGGTTTGAACTCAAAATGACTTTTGTCTGTGCTGGCTTTattgaagaggaaacaaaagagTAGTTTTCATTGAGATTCATTGAGTTTTGAAGCTTTGTATTgacaccttttattttatttttactaattattttttatgagacaggatcttgctatttACctcaggctgatctcaaacttgtgattctcctgctttaaGCTTCCTAGTATGTTGGGTTGATATCTTTTCATAAGTAAGGAAATTCTTAGCAGTTATTATTTTGAGTATTGCTTCTCTcgcatttctctctttttctacaatacaattttcatatatattagaatttttttcctcatgaaatACTATAGTTCATATATTTTTGTAATCTGTTCTACAAATTGCATGacctaatatttaataataaattttcttccttattatcAGCCCCTATCAAGTATTTGATTCTGTACTATTTTCAAAACAACTGCAAAGAGATTATATTAATACaagaaaagtaaaactttttttagtttaatatcaaatgttaacattttataaaatataatgcattccttctaaaaagaaTATCTACTATATGTATCTACTatattggtctttttttttgaggggagggttTATACACTCCCATTTtgaccccatatacagattgcagaatcacattacacattacacatccactgatttacatattgccatactagtgtctgttgtattctgctgcctttctacTATATTGGTCTTAATGAAGTACCAATATCAGTCTCTGGAGAAATTTATCTGGCTTCTTCTTTTACCAATTGAGGTTgtttttcatcatattttatgATAGTTTTTCAAATAAGGAGTAAACATAAAAAATTTActgattttaatgtaattttgcattatgtttaataaaagaataaatcatcTCCCTGGTTTAAAGGACATGTATACAAAAATGTGGATGTGCTTTTCTTGAAAGCAGCTTTTACTTCCTAAAATGTAAATTATGCCATTGTTTTTGTGGACATCTTATACACATGTGGACATTTTATGTTACGAGTTGGTGCAGagactataagaaataaatatatttgatgccCCCAAAGCACATACTATGAGTTGATTTTAGAATATTCAGTGATTAAGGATTATTTCCAACATTGTCATTAGCTTGATATTCCTCTCTGAATCTTCCTTTGGAAGGTAGAATGAGAAGGCTCCTCATAGCTCAGACActtgatataatttaatttttcatacatTATTTGAATGCCACTATAAAATTTAGACTCCATTCTAATATCAACATTTCAGGCTTTCCTATAGATACTGTAATGAAGCCACTAATTAACTTTGATATGTAGTTTCTAGATTTAATGGTGAAAATATCATTTAGTGTCTTTTCCTATAAGAATTCTTGGGGATTCAAGAACTTTTATCAGTTCTGAGTAAATATactcaaatattatataaaaattggaaatataatGTATAGCAATGTGGAGACAAAACTATTTGTTTTGATTCAAGTCATAACAGGAATATCTAGCTagttaacaataataaaatagtatagtTTTGATGCAAATGAACACCTCAGATTTCCAGATTTTAGATTAGGCTGAACCTACACATCAATCATTTGATTTGTAGAGAAGTtagaaaaatgtgtttgaaaatgCCACATGTAAGCTGAATGGAGAGAGACACAAATCTTTATATATGTTCCTAAATATCTctggattttaaaatgaaaacagtcttTGTTGAAAGGGATGCAACAAAAAAAAGTATgggttaaaaattaattttagaagatttttttgaAAAGCCATGCCTaagatacctttatttataataAGTAGAGATTTTCAAATGCATCAGCAAATAAAATACCTGTGGAATTTGTGGAAAGTAAATGTATttgctgttttgttgttttgtgctCAAAGAAGTTGTCATATAAACCATTTTATTCTGAATATGTAACTATAAAATTCAACCAGTTAAACTTAGGTtttgagaaacaagaaaatattcaTGTAATGCATGATGAAAGATTTAAAGAACATATTTGAAAGAGTTGCTGTGTTTGTCTATTGGTCTAGCACCATGAGCAATAATTGTAAAAAGTGTATAATAAAAAAGGTGACTCATACTTGTTCCATTACATATAGTAAAGGATTCAGTGTTTTAATATTACTATATGGAAACTATTACTAATATAATAAAACTAATGATGAAGTCAAACTTATTGAAAATtgggaaaaatgaatatttcGTGTAAATATTCAACTTTGCATTTATATTACAAATTTACAGTGCATATTGTTTTTagtcttaaaattaataaaatatatatttctgttgAAAAATTTCTAATGACCACTACCAAAACCACTAGATCTAACCATATATATATCACCAGGAaataacattttagaaaagaTTAATTGCAAAACATTAGTTTTGATAAGGTGCACATTTTGAAATACAGATATATCCATAAAATACACATCTTTCTGAAAGCAACTAAGCAGAAGATGATTTTAACAATAGGGGCATTAACCATGTTAACCTAAAAATGTTTTCCGGTGTAATCCGTGAGATTGTAGGTGTTAGGTCTGCATATATTAGAAAAACTAGATAAGTGTGCAGATACTTTTATGAGGAAATTATAAAGCCATCCTTTTGTAAAGTAAAAAGTATCTGAAAAGAGAATAAGTAAAATGAGTATCCAAAAAGGAGATAAGAGTAAGGGGGTTAGCCTGGAGTTCTGACTGCTACAGAAAATGTGAAAACTCTTAAAGAAACACAAAGCATACGCATATCTAAGGAgttttgggttcttttttttttggtggggttatttatttatttatttatttatttatttatttttgtctttttttggaactgggagaCTAACCCAGGTCTTTGGGAATGCAAGGCaggcgctttgccactgagctacatcccagccctgggTTCTTAATTATCACTTCAAAATATGCACTGAAtgtatccttttaaaatattgtttaattaCTTATCAC
This window encodes:
- the LOC101958278 gene encoding LOW QUALITY PROTEIN: olfactory receptor 6C65 (The sequence of the model RefSeq protein was modified relative to this genomic sequence to represent the inferred CDS: substituted 1 base at 1 genomic stop codon) yields the protein MLILEWSLNFIVTQKXKMKNHTSATEFILLGLTDDPKLNIFIFLFLLFTYLLSIAGNLTIITLTLVDLHLKTPMYFFLRNFSFLEISFTTVSIPRYLVNIITGDKTISYSSCVAQVFFLILLGATEFFLLTAMSYDRYVAICKPLHYTTIMNSRICTLLVLGSWLAGFLTIFPPVIMGLQLDFCDSNIIDHFTCDSSPLFLISCTDTSLLELLAFILAILTLITTLTLVILSYVFIIKTILRIPSAEQRKKAFSTCSSHMIVVSISYGSCIFMYVKTSAKEGEALTKGIAVLNTSVAPMLNPFIYTLRNQQVKRSFKNFVKKCLSSKF